TGAAGACAGCTATTGAAACCATAACTTTATTTCGGGTAAACAAGAGGTATTAATCCCAGCGCCcaaaaaaggcccgaaggccccccattccccctacttctggggtcctgagctgcgtcggtgtcagtgATAGCAACAgtacatccttcaacttggatgtcgcgccctaccaccttaagacacaggaacataacgcccacgggaatcgaaTTAGAGACCTGCCTTTATACAGGCCCATTGCTTAACCAGCTATGCTAGGCCCTTTGAGGCAAAACCACCACTTTATTCTGCATAGATGctgaataaagaaaaacaagacaaaaGCAACTTGCCTCATCGATGGTGGTCTTATAACCTGATAGCGCAGTTTGGCAGGCACAGGCAACCACCTCGCACATGAACTCTTCATTTGATCGACTTACAGGCAGTTGTAGGTGATCCCAAATGCTGTCTCTGAAAAGAGCTTCCAAGAGAAAGGCATCCGATCCACCAAGTGCAAGCAGCCTTAAGTAGGGAAGCATCAATTCTGGAAGAGAACGGCCTAACACAACGTCAAAGTAAGCTACTGTCCCCAATCCATTCAACTCGGCAATATCCAACTTGTCTTCATAAAAAGGATCAGATTCAGGAATCTCCAACGTCAGGGTATACACATCCCGATCTGAGTTTGTCTCTATGAATCCGTAATCTAGTGCAAGCTCCGCATTGCTTTTCTTTAGATCATACTGTATGTAGACCTGCCAACATCAAAAGTAGCTCCAATTTTACCATGTACAGTACAGTCCTAAGACAACCACCCTGGAGATGTTCGTGATTGCAAGTGAACCTGAAACCAAATTGAAGGCATGCAAACATGGgtagaaggaaaaaggaaaaaaaaggccACTCGTCCACTAATGATAGATCCCATGAGCCCCAGATCCACCTTCCTAAGATTCAGCTGCTGGGCATCTTAAAGTGGTTTGAACAAGTGCAGTAACTATTGGGACAAAAGATGCAAGACAAGTGAAGATGTTTGCTCAAGAACGAGTTGGCCAAAGAGATCTGATTTGCTTCCAGTTCCTGCCCTTAAAGGAACAAAATACTCTTTTAATTGCTCTGACACCACAAAATCATTGATTACCAAACTAATGGCCATCACAGTGCCTGGAAATTTACCTGGTCACCAGCCTTTACCGGAGCTGGCGCCCGCAATGAGAAAATCAGTTCCCTAGAAAAAAGGCCTGTCCCTTTGATTTGCCAGGCAGAATTTTCAGTAGTAATGCTGGAGCTGTGGTTGATCTACAGTAAAAAGAGGACAGTTATCTTCCAACTTATCAAGGAGTTAGCCTGGCACAGTTATAATTGATTAGTCAGTTAATAATGACATtgtcaaaatgaagaaaaacgtaAGGCAGCATTTTCTGATCACCAACTTCTactaaaagtttgtattatCATTTGGCAAAACTTTGTCCAATCTATTTCAAACTTGGCTGCAGAGATTTTACCAGATCTGCCAGAGGAATTAGCACAAGGTTTTCACCGCGATGTTGTGAAAATGCCCTCGACCTGAGGATGGTGAAGGCCCAAAGAAAATCATCTAATGTTACAGGATGAGGAAAGACATGATGGTGAGGCACCAGTATTTCTTTGTGCACCTTGTTGAATTCACTTTCAACATACTCTTTGACACTCAACGTAGTGCTCAGAAGTTGAGTTCCTGCAGAATATCGCAAAATAACCATTTGCAtcagaaaataaagaagatgaCCAGAAAGTGTGTATGAGGTTCAAAAAGAGTTACAAAGCCGTGGGTTGCTGCTGTTTCAGTAAAAGTTAGCAGCAGTTGATGCAGGTAGACATTACCCACAGAAATCTAACGGTAGTCACGATTAAACAATTCCATATTACCTAATCTTTACCCTTTGCAatctttttgtattaatcatctTTATACTAGAGCTATGTTCATAGATATTAGTGACTATTAGTACTCAAAGATACAAATATCAAGTACGTAACAAGCAGAAGAAATATGAACAAGATCTAAGCAACACAGGAGCTCCAATATTGGTGCATATGAAGGCAGGAAGTCAGATGAAACTAATTTCTAGCACCCAAAAAAATTCAGCCCAAATCTGGGACAACAGATTACGTTTGGACTTTGGACTTGATTAACATATGGATGATTCAATAATCTATCTTATTAAACACAAGCAAAGAAAGGGCAAATGCACTTGTTATGTACTCGGATTCAAGTGCAGCCACCAACTTGACTGGCCAGGGCAAGACTACATAAATTTATTAACTTTTCaggttctttttctttcatttttctagaaGATGACAAAATATTTACTACAGAGGTAATGTAGATGATCCCACTAATCATGGCAAGCAATGTGGATGAGAAGTTCACACACAGAGACAAACACAATCTAACCATGGCAACCAAACCTCAAGCAGAATGTAAAACTGATAAAAATAATCTCAGAAACAAATATTTCTGCTGTAAATTacagaaaaagaggaaactGCCCATGTATGTCTATAGTGATCAAGGATTATATGAGGAGAGGGGATAAGGAAACCAAAATTGTTAAcaataattttagaaacaaatatCTCTGTggtaaattagaaaaaaaaaaaagaaaaagaaactgccATGTATATCCATAGAGGTGAAGGTCATATAATTAGAGGTGTTTGGGAAACCAAAACTCAAGACTGAAAATGATGAGAAACTTTACTTCATGGATATAATTTTGTATTAGAACGAAGCCACGTGCATTGTGTGTGCTGTTGTGCGTTTTCTAATCTACGCACtttgttaataacttaataagaCAATAACTTGGGTGGGACCTTATTTCATGCCACTAACTATAGGAGCATGGATAGGACCCATGATAATATTTGCAAAAAGGAGTAGAAATGGTTAAAAAGTTCAAGAACTTCAAAGGCAAAGAGCCAGTCCTATTGAAATTCAGCCAATCCGCACTCTATCCAGGGTTGGGCACAAATTCTTATCCAGAGGCCTCTTCTAGGTTGACTTGACCTAACCTAATTGATCCCTATTCTTGATTACAACAATTACACTTgcttgtatatatgtgtgtgtgtactttTGTTCATCCATCAGCATGTTGTAAACTTGGGACCAGTCTTTGAAAGAACAAAGCGTGCACTCAATGCACAAACACTaatgaataaaattaaaaattatcatAAGACTATAACAAAAAGCATCAAACCTCAGTACAATACAAGACATGACATACATATTCTCTATTGACAGTCttgacaa
This window of the Nymphaea colorata isolate Beijing-Zhang1983 chromosome 2, ASM883128v2, whole genome shotgun sequence genome carries:
- the LOC116248103 gene encoding fructose-bisphosphate aldolase-lysine N-methyltransferase, chloroplastic, which translates into the protein MAALLSLPSRARRPAAIPSSLTKKAPPFACPSPSSRVPICRKRRLSVLCLQKSQADLEVLGSFQGWLREKGVSFPSVKPGFVPEGLGLVAQKDIGRNEVVVEVPKRTWINLDTVAASVIGPVCSGSKPWIRIALFLLREMAVGEKSDWSPYIRILPKHMDSTIYWSEEELAELEGTQLLSTTLSVKEYVESEFNKVHKEILVPHHHVFPHPVTLDDFLWAFTILRSRAFSQHRGENLVLIPLADLINHSSSITTENSAWQIKGTGLFSRELIFSLRAPAPVKAGDQVYIQYDLKKSNAELALDYGFIETNSDRDVYTLTLEIPESDPFYEDKLDIAELNGLGTVAYFDVVLGRSLPELMLPYLRLLALGGSDAFLLEALFRDSIWDHLQLPVSRSNEEFMCEVVACACQTALSGYKTTIDEDEELKGRGDLPPRLKIAVGVRAAEKKVLQHVLKVFGERGMELDGLEYYQERRLKELGLVGEQGEIIFWESK